The sequence below is a genomic window from Ischnura elegans chromosome 2, ioIscEleg1.1, whole genome shotgun sequence.
accttactcttttcgaattgtctgccattcagttaaatcatatcagataaatttatagcagggtgccaggcaagggtttttgaaatgtatttgagtctgtcagacgccacgcgactagattcgttacaatttaataaatattttattttcaatcaatgctcatttcttatattttataattgttatttaatgctattattaattatgattatctttaatttgttgtaaataaaaatgcaatttttttctcttatttatttatgtggtttaagctcgcgtttttgtttactgcgggaatatatcaaggaattactgctctcgatttcaccggagacaatcattcgaaggtcgtatttcagccacccatccattgtgggttttttgtgtgcaacttaattgcacagcaattgattgcaatctggggagcggcacgccacggcctgctgtttcggcatatgcccagctgcttttttttctatccgcgtaggtccaacgcttgtcttttcgtcgagtctcaattataacgtatcttaccctagtctattcagcactgtggataggcgccgcgtcgcgaaaccatatcggtgacgactttgctttcttttgaattcggcatatgccctgctaatttgttttctatctgcgtaggtccaacgcttgccttttcgtcgagtctcaattttaacgtatcttatcaatgtctattcagcacagtgtgatagacgccgcctctaaaaccatttcggtgacgactttgttttcttttcaatctgcaaccttagagaaactctccaacatatctatgacaagttatctttttcttatctatttctcGCAGCCGCAGAGATGCCACGTCGGGTCCCCACATATTGCGCTAATTTACTaacttgttttcttttggatatacaaatgtgcaactcttgtagttcctccgtataaatacccaagtatcccgctatcgaccactcattctttgtccgttggtgtattggtgcgtcagaaaggaacttgtgactgcaaggagcccctgaattttatcagtaaaacgtgcgagtaattccagagtggtgcagtggaacaagctacacttcatagtgtttcattgttcgaaagtgtaagttttatattcctttatatttatgcatatacatttatgaaattaatcacgctgtagatggttgttccctattatgatgtatctcttctggatttacttacgtcccttagatggagagaaaaaaacagctaaacctAATGCGTGAGGAAGATCGTAGCTATCTGCAGCGTCTTCTGATGGAATCATCAGATTCAGAATTGTCTGCAGTAGATGATGAGAGCGAAGGTGAAGAAGATTCCTTGAAGGAACAATTGCAAAACACGGATACGGAGCAAGAAATTACTAGTGAGGAAGAAAGTGACCGAGAGGATGAAGAATCaggtaaagaatttgtttttgggaAAGACAAAACTACGAAGTGGGCTTTGCAAATACCAGTGGTGACTGTAAGGACTCGTCGTCATAATATTGTAAACCTGAATTCACGTGTGAAAGAAAGTGCTACAACCGCTAAGACTGTACTCGAGTGTTGGAGATGTTTTTTTACCGACAGTCTgcttgctattattttggaaaacactaataaattcattgaatcccaaaaagatcgttacgatagggaaagagattgtaaatttaccgatttgagtgaactgaaagctttctttggattactgtatatggcaggtttccttagaaatagtaagctaaatacaagtgatttgtggtctacagatggaactggtgttgaattttttcgattggtgatgtctcgtaagcgcttccactttattttacaaaGCCTTCGGTTTGATGACAAAGCAACTAGAAGCGATAGGAAGCTATTAGATAAGCTTGCACCTGTTAGAGaggtttttgatatatttgttcaaaattgccgtgaaagttattctttgggagaatacgtaactattgatgaaatgctatcaaaattcagaggaagatgtgcatttaggcaatacatcccgagtaaaccaggaaaatatggaattaagatattttctctagcagattctaaaacattttacacaGGGAACTTAGAAGTATACGTTGGGAAGCAGCCGGAAGGCCCATTTTACGTTAGTAACAGTGCCAATGATGTTGTAAAAAGGTTGGTTAGACCGATTGCTCACAGTGGTCGCAATATAACCGCCGATAATTGGTTTACCAGTTATGAGCTAGTTTTAGACCTACTCAAAGCTAACCTTACGTATGTAGGAACAGTAAGGAAGAATAAACGGCAGCTTCCACCCAGTTTTACATCCCCTGTCGGTCGAGAACCATTTACAACTCGTTTTGGATTTGATAGGCATTGCACATTGGTATCATACATACCAAAGccacgaaaaaatgtaattttaatatcttcaatgcatcatgattccacaatcgatgaaacaacagggaattcgaataagccagagatcgtgacattttacaatgcaactaaaTCTGGCGTTGATGTAGTTGATAAATTATGCGCGACTTACTCAGTAGCAAGAAACACCAAAAGGTGGCCGATGACTATATTTTATACCATGCTCAATGTGGCAGCAATAAATGCTCAGGTTATTTACCTTGTAAACAACAAAGAGAGttctcatgcaattttgaaaagaaggcattttatcaaagtccttgcgcaagaactaactaaagagcacctgcaaaaacgtagtcacgtggtaaatttaccgagggaattgagaaaaagaactttagccattagtgagaaagacaaagaaactgaacataatgagtcaagtacttgcagttccaaaagtattcgtaggaaatcggaggaaaaaacgaaggagaaaaaagagaattctagaaagagatgttacatttgcgacagaaaaaaaaatcgaatgacaaaatataggtgcatttcctgtgatcattatatatgtttagagcattctgaatacgtttgtattgtttgcaaggataaaaatatgtaattgttgctgtgatgtggtttaattgagagcaatgtatcaaaaatgtgcttagttactaaaagatggttaaaatgtcttaaataagttaaaaactattgtatttacaatgttataacttgtaaaggagcaaataaataacataaaagtagtgtgttgcatttaattttaatattaactattatattataatgtacactattggcgtctagcagacgccacgcgagcatatttgtcccaaaatttgacgcgagtgcggaagggTTAAGCAATGAGCCATAATGGTTGATCTCAtgagtggaaaaattattatttttttaatggggcGGCAACCGCTCGTGTCTTATGGATGGTTTCCCAAAATATATAACTTATTTATCCATGGACGGGAATGGAAGCACTCGTTTATTCTCGGAAAAACGAAGAGGAAAGAAAATAGCGTTTTCCACGGTGGGAGGACTTTCCGTGAAGTTCTTTTTTCCTCGTTTCTGTGAAGCTCTTTGGTAGAGGGACGCAGGCGGGTCTACCACCACTTATCGAGTGCCACCAGCCTGTGCCACCCACACCTCGGCCTTACGGCGGCCCCCCGCCCGGGGGTCTTCCCACGGTCCCGGTCGCATACTCAAGGGGTGTTTGCCTGTTGATATTCATTGAGGTGGTGCTCATCTTGACCCGGAGCGGTGAAAGCCCTTCCTTCCACCCCTTCTATTTCGTCCGTGCCCACTCGAGGGCCGGCCGTATTGCCGACCCCTCCTCCGGGAGTACACACTCGGAATTGCGCCCGGTATGTGCACGCCGTCGGAGGTGGGGTTGTGTAATGAATGGAAGGAGATGTCCCTACAACGTAAACTTAACCTCCCGCCTTCGTCCGCGACCCCTAAGAGGTCCGGCGCGCGCGAGAATCCGCCTGCCGCCGCGGCGCGAGCGGTCATGACATCTTAACCTTGGATATTCCTGCCTCTTCAAAGAGCCGTATTAGCCTTCCTTTGTAAATTTTGTTGAAGTAAAAGAGAGGGGGTGTATGAGGGAGGGTATAAGGGGGTGTATGAAGTAAAATTTCGGATATTGCTGAGTCGTGTTCATGCCGGAAatcaatgttttgttttttgcCCTTTACTACGAGCTATTACTATGGTATTTCACTCCTCCATTATTTGAAATCGGTGAAAAATGTGTtgcaaaatgcattttataaaacGCGATTGATGGTTTGCACACTGCGAGTTCGGTGCTCTTGCTACTACGACTACGACTAATAATCATTAACTGTTATTAATGGACTGCGAACTTGAAAACCTATGTATCATGTTTAATGAATTCTAGTACAATGTACCTTAAAAATGAAGGGTAAGACTCCTCGGTCAAAGATGATGGTAACAAATGTAAGCAGTCTAATTTTTACAACTTTcggtaaaatatatattgagcGAACGAAGAAATAAAAGCTACTTTTACTGATGGTGGTGACGTTTAGCGAGCGTTACTTACCGTTTAAGCTTTCGCGAGTGCTCGTACCTGTAATGACGTTGGGCCATCCTCACACTTCTTAGTCCATAATTGTAATAGTCATTATTGACCGTTCTAAACATGCCGAAGTCTGGAAACTCCAAAATCAAATGTCCCTAGACCTTTTGTTACCCGCGTTTAAAGAGCATGGAATAATTCTTTGAAGAAGAACTGCTTAAACGATGGATAGGGAAAGTATCGAGAGGGATTTTTGGTGAGCGGAAAACCAAGGAGAAAGACAACTGTAATATTCTTGGAGatatttaaatagaatttaatCCATCCATCCATGtataatgacagaaaaaattaGCAGTATGCTATGGTTTTGGGGCCATGTGAAGAGAATGTCTTATAATGGAATGATTAGAAAGATATATGTAGGCTTTCCATGTGGTGGAAAAGTAAGAGGAAGGAAGACCGCTAATGTTGTATTTATAATTCTGAGTGTGATGCGCTTAGAAGTATTTAGCTAAAAATATGGGTAAGAAATGCATAAGATCCCGGCGAACAGCGTAGGAGACCCGTCTATTACTGAAGTCGCCggtccaggggtgccgacttacaaaaaatgttggggggacccaaaccgaggatattgccccgggaaattttataagaagcgagttttaagtatttaaatcattttagaagagtcatatgatcaacattagaaccctgataactcgactctcgatatctggacactccatggaaaatcgacaagccagacacattttttcctcacacccatgacgaatttttgaggggtccgggccccctcaagccccattgagtcggcgccactgcgccGGTCTCATGGAAAAGCTGTAGCACAAAAGAGTAACTAAGCATAGGGTAAAGAAAAATATCCGAAATCATTCACAGAAATATAACTCACGAAAGGTAACTGCTAAATTACAAGTCCCGAAGAAATCTTTTGCTCGTATGTTTCTATAAATTCCATCTGTACCTAGTATTGAGggcctaaatattttatcttctgttGGATTCGCGCACTCTGATATTCCATTTTTCACATTCGCACTCAGGATGGTAGATTTGATTAGGTATTTTTATAGCTTTAGATACAAGCATTCGTAGATGAAGCAGATATAACGAGCTCTTGTGTTATTTCAATGTGTCGTCCATATGCTGCGTGGTATTATGTACAGTAAACCTTAAATCATGTATGTGTGTCGAGATCTATTTTAAAAACTCATCTTTTTGCGAGTAATTAGACACTTATGCGATGCTTTAATATAAGTCAGAAAATTATGTGGTCTTTTgcactattattttataaaaagtattattGATTATGCTCCCAAACgtgatataattttatctttccttatttCCGATTTCTCTAAGAACAGTTTATCGTTTAGTAAAATTTCTTCTCCCAATGGGAAGACAAATAGCTCACAAAGTTATCGTTATAGACTGCTGTTTTCAACCGTCATAACCGTCTTATTTGATCTTTTTATCAGTTTAAGTCTCAGTGTGTATTATCAGTGACAAAAAAGGGGATAtatccatttcattaaaaatataattaagttaaacatttttagcTGAATACACTTTAATAACAGTAGATTTGCATCAAATCCCGTGGCAATCAAAACGCTTGTAAGAGAATTGTCCTCATGGAGCGCTATTCAATGTCCTTGTTTACAAATATgtattgttgaaattttatttacttctagCTGACCCATAAAACGTGGTTTTGCCATTTAAATTAATTCTAGTGAATAGTTTGGTAGtcggataaaaaataattaacttattgTGAGGATGTGGGGATGTTGTACGCGACTGAAGGAGGAATGGCGCGCTGTTAACGATGACCACGTATAATAATAGTAGAAcatgaaacattaattttttaaattcattgtacttttattatcttaatcaatacatttttaattacatcTCTATAACTAAGTATGACATTTAAAAAAGGACACATAATCGAtaagagatgtc
It includes:
- the LOC124174188 gene encoding piggyBac transposable element-derived protein 4-like; translated protein: MSRKRFHFILQSLRFDDKATRSDRKLLDKLAPVREVFDIFVQNCRESYSLGEYVTIDEMLSKFRGRCAFRQYIPSKPGKYGIKIFSLADSKTFYTGNLEVYVGKQPEGPFYVSNSANDVVKRLVRPIAHSGRNITADNWFTSYELVLDLLKANLTYVGTVRKNKRQLPPSFTSPVGREPFTTRFGFDRHCTLVSYIPKPRKNVILISSMHHDSTIDETTGNSNKPEIVTFYNATKSGVDVVDKLCATYSVARNTKRWPMTIFYTMLNVAAINAQVIYLVNNKESSHAILKRRHFIKVLAQELTKEHLQKRSHVVNLPRELRKRTLAISEKDKETEHNESSTGTQAGLPPLIECHQPVPPTPRPYGGPPPGGLPTVPVAYSRGVCLLIFIEVVLILTRSGESPSFHPFYFVRAHSRAGRIADPSSGSTHSELRPEMGLDEC